From the genome of Streptomyces sp. JH34:
AACGTCGAGCCGAGCACCAGCCGTGCCACCGTGCTCTGCCGGGCCAGGTCGGCCGGGACGCCCGTGAGCTGGGCCAGTTCCACGGCCCAGCTGAAGGCCAGCGCGGCGGCTGCGGCCGCCTTCGGCCGCACCCGGGGCGCGACGAGGACCACCAGGATGTGGATCAGGACCGTGTAGAGGGCGTCGCCCGCGTACTTCGCCACGTCCCCGCCCGCCGCGGAGCGGACACCGAGACCCGCGGCGACGGTCACGAGAGCCGCCGCCGCGGCGGTCAGCCGGACGACGGCCGTCCCGGGGGCGGAGGCGGCGCGGGCGGTCGGTGTCTTCCTCATGACCGGTACGTTTATCAGGACGCGGGCGGTTCGGCCCAATCCGCGGGAGAGCAGGAGTCCAGATGAGCCACCGTGTGGTCGTCCTCGCCCTCGACGGGGTGCTTCCCTTCGAACTGGGCTTCCCGCAGGGGATCTTCGGCCGGTCGATGAGCGTGCGCACCTTCACCCGGCGCTTCCGCGAGGAGGTCGGGATCAGCCCGGGGCAGTGCTGCCGGCGGACGTTCCGGTCGGCGGCCGCGGGACGCTGAGGGGCTCCTCAGAGACGGGCCCGCTCGCCGGGCTGCTCCTGGACCGCCGGGAGCATCACCGGGCCGCCGCGGTCGATCTCGCACCAGATGCGCTTGCCCGCGCCCTCCGGCTGCCAGCCCCAGCGGTCCGCCAGGCCGTCCACCAGCTCCAGGCCGCGGCCGTTGGTGTCCTCACCCTCCGCGTGACGCGGCCGGGGCGGACGGCAGCTGGTGTCGGCCACCTCGACGCGCACCGTCCCCGCCGAACCGGCCGGGCTCGCGGAGCCGAACAGCATCCGCAGCACGGCCGGACAGCCCGTGTGGACCACCGCGTTGGTGACGAGCTCCGAGATCAGCAGGATGAGCGTTTCCGCGAGGGGCTCGTCGTCCTCCATCCCCGACCCGATCAGCCTCGACCGCGCCCATCTGCGGGCTCGCCCCACCTCCGCGGGATCCGGCCCGACCTCCAGCTGAACCTGAAGCACCTGCACCGCTCACACCATCCGAACCGGCGGACACATCGCCTCGCGCCTCCTCAGGGTCACGGAACGTGACTCCCCTGAGGGACAGCATGGTTGACGTACAGTCACCGCAACAAGCGCTTCGGGCATATTCCATCGCGAAGGAGTACGCGTGGTCCATACTGTGCGACGCGCGCCGCGGAGAGTCGAACAGAAGCCGTCCGGCACCCCGGGGACCGAGTCCCCGGAAGGCCCGCCGCAGCTCCGTGGGCCGCGAGCAGGACACCGCGCACCACCCGGGACGGCCGTGGGGGCCGTACCCGGATCCTCCGGTTCCCGTACCACTCGCATCCCACGGAGCGTACCCGAGCCCACGCCCGTGACTCCGCCCGGTGACGGGCCGTTCCGGGGGCGCACCCGGCTTTCGGATGCGTTGCGTCACCCGCGGCACACCTTCCGTACGCCCCCGGTCAGCCATGACCGCCCCCGGTCCGGCGCCCCGGCCCGGCCCCGGAGCGCCCGGGGACGGGTCGAAGGAGGGCGTCAACTACTCGTTCCGTCACGCGTGTTGCCGCGGACCCCACATCCGGAAGGGCTCGGGAAGGGCGCGGGGCGGGCGCCCGTCGCGGCCCCGGCGGTCACGCGTCGGGTTCGACGACCGTGAAGTACGCGGAGAAGGCGGCGACCGCCTCCGCCTCGGCGATCCGCCCGTCCTGGTCGTCGTCCAGGCTTCGCGCCGCGACGCTCGCGATGTCGTCCTCGGCCCCCAGCACCCGCAGGGCGCGTTCCACCCGGTCGACCGGGGCGGAGGCCGGCGCGTTGCCCTCCGGGTCCGCGCCCGCGGCGACGGCGAGCGCCGCGCGCAGGAAGGGCCGCGCGATCTCCGCGAAGCGTTCGGGATTGTCCCGCAGCCGCTTCACGGCCCCGCCGACGAACTCCTGCCGGGTGACGCGCTGGTCCCCGTCCACGTCGGCGATACCCGCCATGCCCTGCCAGAAGGCCTCGGCTCCGGTGTAGAGCGACTGGCCGCGGTCGCAGCGGGCCGTCGTACCGAACTCGGTGAGCAGACGGGCCGCGGCGGCGTTGAAATCGGCGCGATCGATGTAGCCGTTGCCGTCCTGGTCGAAGGCGGCGAAGCGGTGCGCGATCTTGCGCTCGTACTCTGCGCTGTCCATGCGGGGAGCGTACGACGCCCGGAGGCGTCACGTGTCACCGACGGCCTTCGGAGGTGTGACGACCTCGTTCCGGAGCGGCGCGTCAGGCGGTGAGCGGCTGGGACGTGTCGTCGGTGGCCGCGCCGGCGTCGGGGTAGACGTCGAAGAGCCGCCGCACGCCCAGGGCGCCGAGCACCTTGTTGACGTGCGAGCCGTCGACCGCGCCGCGGGCCGGGAGGATCAGCCTCAGCCGTCCGCCGCAGGACTTCATGAGACGTCTGGCGGCGATCAGGACGTTGACACCGCTGGAGTCGCAGAAGAGGACGCCGGAGAGGTCGAGGACCACGTCGTGCCGTCCCGCCGCCACGGCCCCGTGGACGGACTGGCGCACGACGGGTGAGCTCACGAGGTCGAGTTCGCCGTGGATCCGCAGCACCGTCCACGCGTCCTGCTCGGTCTCGTACACCTTCAGCGTCACGCGACTCGGCCTCTCGTTCCGGGGTCTCCGGAGGATCCGGAGGTTTCCGTTCCTCCTCGCGGCTGCCCGCTCACGCGCCCGCGAAACACCCGCCCGCCCATCAGCCTGACACAGGATGCATCCGTAAACGATCACTGGAGGACCGCTTACGCGGTCGGGAAGGGACAAGGGGTGAAGCATTCCCTATCATCCGGCGCCACTCCAGGGACGTACTTAGCCGAAAGGTGCGTGCTC
Proteins encoded in this window:
- a CDS encoding DUF2809 domain-containing protein; this translates as MRKTPTARAASAPGTAVVRLTAAAAALVTVAAGLGVRSAAGGDVAKYAGDALYTVLIHILVVLVAPRVRPKAAAAAALAFSWAVELAQLTGVPADLARQSTVARLVLGSTFNAPDLLWYVVGAALAWAVHSRLPSRRSLARA
- a CDS encoding helix-turn-helix transcriptional regulator, translating into MSHRVVVLALDGVLPFELGFPQGIFGRSMSVRTFTRRFREEVGISPGQCCRRTFRSAAAGR
- a CDS encoding ATP-binding protein, producing MQVLQVQLEVGPDPAEVGRARRWARSRLIGSGMEDDEPLAETLILLISELVTNAVVHTGCPAVLRMLFGSASPAGSAGTVRVEVADTSCRPPRPRHAEGEDTNGRGLELVDGLADRWGWQPEGAGKRIWCEIDRGGPVMLPAVQEQPGERARL
- a CDS encoding EF-hand domain-containing protein, translating into MDSAEYERKIAHRFAAFDQDGNGYIDRADFNAAAARLLTEFGTTARCDRGQSLYTGAEAFWQGMAGIADVDGDQRVTRQEFVGGAVKRLRDNPERFAEIARPFLRAALAVAAGADPEGNAPASAPVDRVERALRVLGAEDDIASVAARSLDDDQDGRIAEAEAVAAFSAYFTVVEPDA
- a CDS encoding STAS domain-containing protein, with product MTLKVYETEQDAWTVLRIHGELDLVSSPVVRQSVHGAVAAGRHDVVLDLSGVLFCDSSGVNVLIAARRLMKSCGGRLRLILPARGAVDGSHVNKVLGALGVRRLFDVYPDAGAATDDTSQPLTA